In Clostridium swellfunianum, a genomic segment contains:
- a CDS encoding alpha-amylase family glycosyl hydrolase produces the protein MKKRFLSLSLVVVLISTLFFGCKRQTIAQGDLNQKQVYNGRVFYEIFVRAFNDSNGDGKGDLKGVTQKLDYLSKDLGVSGIWLMPINVSPSYHGYDVTDYYNVNSDYGTIEDLKNLLNEAHKRNIKVVMDLVMNHTSKEHPWFKEAASDKNNKHRNYYVWADKNTDVTEGSAISPQPWVPSGQEHYYALFWEGMPDLNFDNKEVRDEMKKVAKFYLDLGIDGFRLDAAMHIYNETDKNIQWWKEFSNFVKSENKDVVLVGEVWDKTPTIAQYMNTLDSAFNFPAGEAIVNMVSSGSVGNADFTIVNSFEQYAKQNLNFIDSPFLTNHDQNRVMSILNDVEKAKKAASILLTLPGTPYIYYGEETGMTGVKPDERIREPFIWDAKDTSENTSWIDSTNESEKVAVSVQLKDKNSLINHYKNVIAIRNNNDVIKYGNFELVETNSSNVFAFKRTLDNKSVYVYVNLGSESLKEKIDINKAKVLFSNKITSKNLNFKGEVELKGDDTLILEAK, from the coding sequence ATGAAGAAAAGGTTTTTATCGTTATCACTTGTTGTTGTACTCATAAGTACATTATTTTTTGGCTGCAAAAGACAAACGATTGCGCAAGGTGACTTAAATCAAAAACAAGTCTATAATGGGCGAGTTTTCTATGAAATATTTGTAAGAGCTTTTAATGATAGCAATGGAGATGGAAAAGGTGACTTAAAAGGCGTTACTCAAAAACTTGATTATTTAAGCAAAGATTTAGGGGTTAGCGGGATTTGGCTTATGCCTATAAATGTATCACCAAGCTATCACGGATATGATGTTACAGATTACTATAACGTAAATTCAGATTATGGAACAATAGAGGATTTAAAGAACCTTTTAAATGAGGCTCACAAAAGAAACATAAAGGTAGTTATGGATTTAGTTATGAATCATACCAGCAAGGAGCATCCATGGTTTAAAGAAGCAGCTTCAGATAAGAACAACAAGCATAGAAATTACTATGTATGGGCTGATAAAAATACTGATGTTACAGAAGGTTCAGCTATAAGTCCTCAACCATGGGTACCTAGTGGACAAGAACATTACTATGCACTTTTTTGGGAAGGTATGCCTGACTTAAACTTTGATAACAAAGAAGTTAGAGATGAAATGAAAAAGGTAGCTAAATTTTACTTAGACTTAGGAATAGATGGCTTCAGATTAGATGCCGCTATGCACATATATAACGAAACAGATAAAAATATTCAATGGTGGAAGGAATTTAGTAATTTTGTAAAGAGTGAGAACAAAGACGTAGTATTAGTTGGTGAGGTATGGGATAAGACTCCTACAATAGCTCAGTACATGAATACTTTGGATTCTGCTTTTAACTTTCCGGCAGGAGAGGCTATTGTTAATATGGTTTCATCAGGAAGCGTTGGAAATGCAGATTTCACTATTGTTAACTCCTTTGAACAGTATGCGAAGCAGAATTTAAATTTTATAGACAGTCCATTTTTAACAAACCATGATCAAAACAGAGTAATGAGTATATTAAACGATGTGGAAAAGGCAAAAAAAGCTGCTTCTATACTATTAACGCTTCCAGGAACTCCATATATATATTATGGTGAAGAAACTGGTATGACTGGTGTAAAGCCGGATGAGAGAATCAGAGAACCTTTTATATGGGATGCGAAAGACACTTCTGAAAACACCTCCTGGATTGATTCCACTAACGAGTCTGAAAAAGTTGCTGTAAGCGTACAATTAAAGGATAAAAACTCTCTTATAAATCATTATAAAAATGTTATTGCAATCAGAAACAATAATGATGTTATTAAGTATGGAAATTTTGAACTTGTAGAAACAAACAGCAGTAATGTTTTTGCGTTTAAGAGAACTTTGGATAACAAGAGCGTATATGTTTATGTTAATTTAGGAAGCGAATCTTTAAAGGAAAAGATAGATATAAACAAGGCCAAAGTTTTATTTTCAAATAAAATCACAAGTAAAAATCTAAATTTTAAAGGTGAAGTAGAATTAAAAGGTGATGACACACTTATATTAGAAGCAAAATAA
- a CDS encoding nucleoid-associated protein: MEYIKEIHINEAIIHILDNSSEEPVINEQYLELNEDTYKFLLRHVDRCLKDEELKYAVFNQERNIVKDLSQEYLGGQNSLLEISKELARQMFILMKSRGNIASGDLLIVSIATEYGPMLGIMKMDYIKNYTHAIEFVDNKIGINIVPQFTGLPASSQKIQKCAFIKPLQEGQDFNLLVIDKSNNKEKDEYGSNYFISNYLGCTIINNKRDITKAFYNAAETWTRNKLNEDASTQEIVRSTIQKKLKQEDSIDVKALSEDLFKDQYEAQQDFVQFVSASGIDETIAIDKEWVAKKLKRVRLKIDSDIDLYINEETYDDPNRLEFQRNGDGSINIIIKHIINYIQK; encoded by the coding sequence GTGGAATATATTAAAGAGATTCATATAAATGAAGCTATAATACATATATTAGATAATAGTTCAGAAGAACCGGTTATTAATGAACAGTATCTGGAACTAAATGAAGATACCTACAAATTTTTGCTTAGACATGTGGATAGGTGTTTGAAGGATGAGGAGCTTAAATATGCTGTTTTTAATCAGGAAAGAAACATAGTAAAGGATTTATCGCAGGAATATCTAGGAGGACAAAATAGTCTTTTAGAGATTTCTAAAGAACTAGCTAGACAAATGTTTATCCTTATGAAATCAAGAGGAAATATAGCTTCAGGAGATTTGCTTATTGTTTCCATTGCAACAGAATATGGACCAATGCTAGGGATTATGAAGATGGATTATATAAAGAACTATACTCATGCTATAGAGTTTGTTGATAACAAGATAGGAATAAATATTGTTCCTCAGTTTACAGGACTTCCAGCAAGCAGCCAAAAGATTCAAAAATGTGCATTTATTAAGCCGCTTCAAGAAGGACAGGATTTTAATCTTTTAGTTATAGATAAGAGTAATAATAAAGAAAAAGATGAGTATGGTTCAAATTATTTTATTTCCAATTATTTGGGCTGTACTATAATAAATAATAAAAGAGATATAACAAAAGCATTTTATAATGCTGCTGAAACATGGACCAGAAACAAGCTTAATGAAGATGCTTCAACTCAAGAAATTGTAAGGAGCACAATTCAAAAGAAACTTAAACAGGAAGATAGTATAGATGTAAAAGCTCTTTCTGAAGACCTTTTTAAAGATCAGTATGAAGCACAGCAGGATTTTGTGCAATTTGTTTCAGCTTCAGGCATAGATGAAACTATAGCTATAGATAAAGAATGGGTGGCTAAGAAGCTAAAAAGAGTTAGACTTAAAATAGACAGTGACATAGATCTGTATATTAATGAAGAAACCTATGATGATCCCAATCGTCTTGAATTTCAACGAAATGGTGACGGATCGATAAATATAATAATAAAGCATATTATAAACTATATACAAAAATAA